Below is a genomic region from Acidobacteriota bacterium.
TCATACGGCGCCAGATAGTGGGGAATGTCAGATTCTTTTACTCCCCCGTCGGCATTCTTTACAGGATTCCTGCTTTTACCGGCGCAGCAACCGATACTGCAATTAAATAAACAGTTTATTATCCAACACTTACAATCTCCGGGCGAGAGGATGGAATTCTGGACAGAATGTTGCTTTTCTTTTTGAGTTCAGATTCACTATTGGTTGGGTGCCTGGAGCGGAGCTGGGAACCGCCACAGCTTTTGCGCTCTTTTACGGGAGGATGAATGCTCATACGAAAAATGTTACTCAATATCTTACTTACCGCCGGCCTCGCCATCGGCGCCAGCGGATTCAGCCATGCGGATACGCTGTTCTCCGACAACTTTGATTCGGATAACGACGGCTCTTCGGCAAATTTTAGCGCGCTTCTCAAATGGACCGTTTCGGAGGGCACGATCGACTACATCAAACATGGCGGTTGGGAACTCTCCTGCGATGGCAATGCCGGCGGCTGTCTCGATATGGACGGATCAACCGGCAATGCCGGCCGCATCACGACGATTGACACGTTTAACCTGGCAGCCTATGAATGGTACTACCTGGAAGGACAGGTGTCCGGCAACCAGCGCGGGGGTTCGGCCGACTCGATCACATTCGGATTGTGGGATGTCGGAAGCGACAGTTCGCTGGCCACGGCAACTTGGGGCTCCATTGCCTACAACGCACCGTTTTCCGCATACTCATTCGGATTTTCGCCGGGAAGCGACTATATTGTCAGGCTGTATATTGAGGGAATCGGCGGAGACAACGTGGGACCCATTCTCGACAACGTTGTTTTCTTCGACACGACTGCCCCAATCCCGGAGCCCGCATCGCTTGTGCTTCTGGGCACAGGACTGGGCGCAATCGGATTGGCCGCCTGGCGCCGAAAAAGGGCCTAAGCCTCTCCGCGTCGCTGGATCACCGTCGACGGCTATGGGCCGTGGGGGCGAGTTGATGCCCTCACGGCCCATTCGCTTATCCGTTCGGTGAAAGTGAACCGGATCCAACGGCGGGAGCCCGGGCCGCCGACAATCACCAACGCTCGTAACGGAGGAGTTCCCCGACGCTCTTGCGCTTGCGCTCCACGGGGGCGTCCGCGGCGAAACCCAGCGGGGTGAACACCAGCGGCTCGACCCCCTCGGGGAGGGCGAGGACCTCGCGCGCCGCCGCGGGGTCGAAGGCGGCGAT
It encodes:
- a CDS encoding PEP-CTERM sorting domain-containing protein, whose protein sequence is MLIRKMLLNILLTAGLAIGASGFSHADTLFSDNFDSDNDGSSANFSALLKWTVSEGTIDYIKHGGWELSCDGNAGGCLDMDGSTGNAGRITTIDTFNLAAYEWYYLEGQVSGNQRGGSADSITFGLWDVGSDSSLATATWGSIAYNAPFSAYSFGFSPGSDYIVRLYIEGIGGDNVGPILDNVVFFDTTAPIPEPASLVLLGTGLGAIGLAAWRRKRA